Genomic DNA from Apis mellifera strain DH4 linkage group LG6, Amel_HAv3.1, whole genome shotgun sequence:
GTTGTTATtgtcatcattattattattattaaaaaatgaaagagaaatgaaattattgtaatttctttttagcgAAAAATTCATCCAATTTTTTCTCACGTTCAATTTTGTCTCGCAATTACTTCCTcaatcgttccttttttttttcttttcatttttgctagaaaacttttaaaaaaggaaatgtaaaatataaacggATTGTACGGACGAAAGTACATGAATGCGCAATAAAGGTGTACTTCGAAAGACAATTGTCTGATctatccaatttatttttaatcacgatttaaaaaaatgtagtttttagagaaaagaaaCTCACCTTTTTAATGGGGAATGTATCTTATCATCAATTCGATCCTGGAGTCTCCAGGAAAGCTGAGATTTCGCGAAGAATCGCGAAGAGCAGGCTAAGTTAAATCGATGTATCGATTTTCATTCTCGTTGTTAAACCCGCCCATTCACAGGAAGATCACTGAAACAATCGCAAGAATAAGAATTGTATTCCGTGTACGGAGAAAGAAggtgaagataaaaataaaaataatgaaactacCTCCGTGACAACTGGCAGATCCATTAATCCATCCAGTAAGGCGATTACAAGCCATTCTCTGTGGAATGATTAATCAAGAGTAAAGAAACAAGCAATAATTTCCTATTGATCTGGCTATGAACGAAAGAACAAGCGAAAAATAGAAGCATTTTgggaaaattgatgaaaattgttttattacgatgattgaaaattgaatacgGAGTTTAatacatttgtatattattcgtGAATgtgttatttatcatttttcaccGATTTACTCCGAGGTGTCCAATTACatccatttttattctctatgATCGATCgctttttaacaatttcgaaTTAGAAACGAACACGAGAAGTaacgaaattttaacattaaattggACAATTTCAGAATTTATCTGAACTTGCATAAATAGATTTctaactaataaaaatttgtacgatttttcttctctcctttctcacAGATGCATCTTGTATCGTTTACATTCTCTTAAGCAACTTAAGAATAACAATCTCTTCAATAACAAGAGATAAGCCGTGGGGAAGGGAACGTTTCGCGAACGGAACGCTCGCGACTCCAGCATTAACATACGTGTAGAAAGAGGAgcgaaggagaggaagagcgaaaggaagagagagaaagggtgaATATTAAGCGGAAAATCTCTAGCTGCTCCGTCAGCAGCTTTTGCATTCCGTTGGTTAGTCCCCCTGAAACGATCCAACGATTATGAACACCGAGGTGGAAAATAAATTGCGGAACTCTAAACTGAGAGTACGTGGCGCACATTCACGGGGGATAGATACCGATAggtccccctcccctccccccgattTATTGTTCGAGTTCGAACTGTCGTTCGGTTTAAAGGCAGAAAACACGGCTTTCACTCGGGGGTGAAAGCGGAACGGGGGCAGCGAAcgtggaggagggagaggtgaGCGGGCGGTGCATGTGCATTATTGGAACGCGACGAGAGATTAAAAACGACTTTTTCCAAAGGATCGGTTCCATTGACTGGGGTGCATTGCGGCGAGTCCTGAATAATGCATGAAATTTGTTCCCCGGAATCGAATCGCTTCTCTCGTCACCGCCCGGCACCGGGACAAGAGAGCGGgcataaatctaaataatttcaaccctcgaatttttattattcctatgACTACGTCTGCGCCTCCCGCGTTTTGAATATGCATGCCTCGCTTCCCGCATCCCACTTCGACCTCGAGTGTTCCACCTTTTGCGTGGAACCAACTCTTCCCCGCAATCACGATCACTGCGCCTTGCACTTATAGATCGTCAAACGTTGTTAAACGATCGCTTAGAGCTCGcttgtttcgaataaatttcgattagaCCGAAAGGAGATCAACTAGGAGAAATTCGATTAATGTCTTCTTTTAACCGTAGATCAtccaattttcaatgatattccTTCAATTGGTCACGCTTTTGTAGctgtaactttaaaaataaaacgagaaatatatgttaagaaaaataatatatatatatatcgtggtTGAAtagagaatttaatattaaaaatttagtagaAGTCGGTCATTACTCACTCGGGGAATCTCGATAAATCACGGAAAGTATTAACGAGCAGCGAAGATGACACCGGATCTTTCCCcattcctttctcttccttcgccGGCCATGAAATATAGCCGACAACTTTTCTCATACTTGAGAGTTTTCCTTAGAAGCATACTGTACTATGGAGAAAAGGGTAGGAGAAAGGGGAAAGTTATAAAGTGGTTGAGAATGAAAACTACAACATAACACCACAAAGAGTAAAACTCTGTAATATTGATAAcgcaagaattatatattttttacaattaattcctTCCTTCAAGAATGtaagaatgtaatatataaataaaataatatataaataaataaaataaatatataaataaattaagaaattcccatattattttcatatttatgggTAATAATTAGAGGTAGttttcttgaattattaaaatatatatagagatgaATATACACaaatacgtatattttaattatgttgtTAAAATTCTAGCTTTGAAAAGCGAGCTTCTAATGTGCagtaatctttaataaaaaactagtaattaatttttaatgttacatTTCGcacataataaaagatatcagGAACcgcataatcaaaattaatggcATGTTTTCTCTATTCTTCTCGagcaatattcttcttttctatcaCGAATACCTCTTTGCATATTctgtttttctattaataagtCGGAGCTTTTAGTGACCATTCGCGAGATGGTgccacgaataaataaaatttattccatctaCAGTTTATAAGGAAAAGAAAcagcaattttatattcataaatacttgtttgagaaatattgtaaatgaactaatatgcaaatattttgaaatgaaaaatttgcagtgttcagaaaattatattaatgataaaaatacacaACTACttgtatgttaaaaattacacagaattacgtaattatataaaccacaatttcataaaagtttttattgattctaatatcttatatttataatgattttttaaaaaagttttgggttaaataataaaatataattagaatttataatattttatttatgtgtaATACTGcgcaatgttttttttttttaaattcttccgcGAGGCACGCATCATTaacaactttatttaaaagtattatacattgtatctaaattaatttacatgcctattttttttacagattctATTAGAATCCtccttttacaataaaatagtatgacaaacatacatatatatgtattcagtCAATACACGCGATTAAACTGCGTGTATTCCGtggcaataaaataatattaaatgctaTTACACATTAATAAATCCAcggagaattaaatttaaattttacattaatctaATTCAAGTACTcaacaaaaattatctaaatgaatgtaaatagatgaataataaaatattttttgtccaTTCTGAAAATCTCtgcaatttaattgaattgcaGATATTTCCAAGAAGTCCattgaagataattttgaaaataataattataaacatgtTTAAAAACGTTTTACTTCACATGTGTTATTTCTACGAGTATTTGGCAGTTTATACCCAATAAATTTTGCATCGTCTATTTTGCTaatgataaaacttttttgcaaatttcatCAGTATATTCGCTACATTTTGCAGATCCACCAAGATCTCCTGTTAAATGTTTACCTTCTTTAATAGTTTCATAAGCACaagtttctataatttttgcgTGTTTATTTAATCCCATATATTTAAGCATCATTACAGCAGAAAGTAACAATGCTGTAGGATTTGCCTTATCTTGGCCTGCTATATCTGGAGCAGTACCGTGCAcctattttaaagtaaaattattattaattcacgcATTATTGcacttgcaaaaatatttataaaaaatttttttgaaaacataCAGATTCAAACAGTGCACCATTCAAACCAATATTCCCACTTGGTGTAAGTCCAAGTCCTCCAACAAGTCCAGCACACATGTCAGATAAGATATCACCATATAAGTTAGGCATTACAAGTACATCGTATTGACTGGGATCTTGAACCATATTTAAACACACTGTATCCAAGtatctttcttcaaatttaatagattgaaatttttgtgcaGCTTCCCTACAgcatcttaaaaataaaccaTCTGACATTCTCATTATATTTGCTTTATGTACAGCTGTcacctataaaatatattaatggttACTTACTACTTATTACTacataacataatttaatcttatttttgaataaataaattattaaccttttttctattattatcttgAGCATATTGAAAAGCAAATTCTGCTACCCGACTGGAAGCTTCctctgtaattaatttaattgactgTACAACTCCTTCTACAATTTCATGTTCTATACCAGAGTATTCTCCCTCTGTATTTTCTCTAATAGTAACAACATCAACATTGTCGTACAATGTCTTGTAACCTTCTAAGGAACGACATGGTCGAACATtagcatataaattaaattctctaaaaaaaaattattcattgtataatacaaaataagtgaatattttaatatttcttaaatctttGTACAAagtaatctaaattaatttaaataatgatatgttTACAATGATAttcatgattatataatttaaataagttaagATACATATCTTAAGAGTAAGAAAATATGTATgcaattaaagaagaattcttaattatacaaagataaaaagaaaaacctacTTTCTTAGTGCAAGATTTAAAGATCTATGTCCTTTTCCTACTGGTGTCATTAATGGTCCTTTCAaaccaattttatttctattaactgAATCAATGGCAGCTTGTGGAATACCAAATTTTCCATCTGGGCCTTTTACTGGTGTTACATCAACAGATTCCCATTCTATTGGTAcctaatattaaagataatgtaaaaactataaataatatatatatatatcataagaaatagaaaatattttaataaaatcttatttaatatcaaatacattcattttcattactattattatattaaaaaaaaatatatagacacATATATTAATGAACATATAAATACTAAAAGTTGAGTAACAGTGTTATGCAATACATGATATATGAATGATACtattaaagttttttcattcatgctgaaaaataatgcattgtttctttttttaatattacacactattttatacattattattagacATAAAATAAcacattaaacataaaaataatttaataatttggtgtatttaattaaagttcacacataatatacattacatatttataaaaaaaatatataaaataaaaaacataccTTAACTACAATAAGAGCAGACTGAATTAGCCTACAATTGGATCAACCTGTATAAGagtaagattaaaataaactccTTAAGGTTAGTAGTAGGACACATGGGGTCACCTTGTAAGGTTCAAacaaataatgcaaaaatacaaacaaataCACAATACTCTTacactatataaaaatataacagaaaTACTGAACATGCTATGAACATTTCTATTcaacatttctattttatttctatagaacatgcatattatataaaaatatcgtgcataacaaaaattattaacttacaAAATTATACGTAAAAACCAGTTTACCTTAGCagcatcaaaaattttttgaacagCAATAGAAATTTCAGGCCCGATGCCATCTCCGGGAATAAGTGTACATTTATGAACTTTACTACTATAAAAACGGACGCAGCCAATTTTCGGAACCTGTTAatcaaatatcgatattaatagttattcataaaaatgtgcacaaaataatattatatttaataaaacaaaaaaaatataatataaaggtggtattagaaaaataacgtaatgttaaagaaagataaaaaaaaaaagaaaaatgatatatggATAGATAATATCATTACTAATACATTGGAACTCAGCAGAAAGATATATAACCAATCTGTGAAGAATTCTAACCTTGTCATCTGGGAAGAGGTAAAGTTACATTCAGAACATGCTTGTTTCTGAGATTTCTTGATTGACAGGTGTTACTTACTGCATTTCGTATCCACTGCGCTGCCATTCTCActgtaaattttacaataaaaacacGAACTTCCACCACCCAAAGTAGTGCGCACGTCGAACCAACACCAAAAACGAGGAATGAATCGCACTTGTGATTGGTTCCCGCGAAACAATGTCTTCTGCTATACATAAACGAAACCacagattaaatattcaatagatTTATCATCCAATGTATTTTTCTGTCATATAATCCGAAAACTGCACACTACTAGTCACAGACAAGATAATCAAATAGACGTAccatcttatatatttatcattcaatgCATTTTCATGTCAATCTAAACTTatgttatatgaaaatataatagatgatagttctattttatatctaagtTATGATTGaacttctaattttttatatgattaatacagaatataaaatatggggtacaaaattttgtaagataaagattattctattttacgaTGAAATATAATGGATGATATATAGGATATGACGAGGACTCCATATAATACcgacattttgatttataaaataatgacgaatgaaaaaaatttctcataataatatcattgttttttaaatttttattattatcctctaaaataaattaataaaataaaaatattaaggaattttttcaatatttttgtaatatttttataatatttaaaaaattt
This window encodes:
- the LOC409292 gene encoding probable isocitrate dehydrogenase [NAD] subunit alpha, mitochondrial, with amino-acid sequence MAAQWIRNAVPKIGCVRFYSSKVHKCTLIPGDGIGPEISIAVQKIFDAAKVPIEWESVDVTPVKGPDGKFGIPQAAIDSVNRNKIGLKGPLMTPVGKGHRSLNLALRKEFNLYANVRPCRSLEGYKTLYDNVDVVTIRENTEGEYSGIEHEIVEGVVQSIKLITEEASSRVAEFAFQYAQDNNRKKVTAVHKANIMRMSDGLFLRCCREAAQKFQSIKFEERYLDTVCLNMVQDPSQYDVLVMPNLYGDILSDMCAGLVGGLGLTPSGNIGLNGALFESVHGTAPDIAGQDKANPTALLLSAVMMLKYMGLNKHAKIIETCAYETIKEGKHLTGDLGGSAKCSEYTDEICKKVLSLAK